CAATCGCACCGTCCGATGAATTCAAGGGCAAGAGCGGCTTGAACCTGTATGCCGATTGGATTATCCAGACGGACGCGGCAGTGGGGACGGTTTTGGAAGCCTTGGATGCGCAGGGAATTGCCGAGAACACACTGGTCATTTTTTCTACCGACAACGGCAGCACCGGCAAAGAGCTAGGCGAGCTAAAGAAGATGGGCTGCGATTTGACGCATCAGTTTCGCGGGCAGAAGCGCAGCATCTACGAAGGCGGCCACCGCGTGCCGTATATCGTCCGCTGGCCGAAAGTGACACCTGCAGGCAGTTCCAACGATACGCCGATTTGCTTGAACGATTTTCTGGCAACATCAGCGGCGATTGCCGGAGTGAAATTGGATGAAAATACGGGGCCAGACAGTCATAATATCCTGCCGCTGTATGAAGGTAAAGAGCGCGCCGAGAATCCTGCTGTGATCCACCACGACTTTGATGGTGGCTATGCGATTCGCCGCGGCGATTGGAAGCTGGTTTTCCAACTAGACCGTAAAAATAAGACCTTCACACGTGAGCTGTATAACATGAGCGATGACGTGAAAGAAACCACCGATGTGCTCGCTAGCTCTCCAGAGGTCGCTGCGCAACTGGAAGCACTGTTTAAGAATCAGGTCCGCGCCGGACGCAGCACGCCCGGCCCTCAGCAAGCGAATGTCGAAGATCCGGATTGGTTGCTGCCTTTTTAATTAGGCATCTTTCCGTTTGGTATGGAGTTCGCATGTGGTGTCACACTTCCAAGGCCAGATGTCTGATCACTGGGATACAGGCATACGTGATGGTTCGCCGTCGCAAGTATACTGCCGCGCATGATGCGCGTGAGTATAGTCATCTCAGTCACCTTTTCCGAAAGCCCGATCCTCTTAATGATCGGGCTTTTTCGTTTAATTGATAGAGTGGAGTGCTACAGGAAATGACCGAGAGCCGAATGGCACTGATTTAAGCCACTTTCCTGTAGTATCCTGTAACGTTTTTTCAGATCTAATTGAATCGGATATTGGTAGCGTGCAGCCTTAGCGAGCGTTCAGTGCCTTAGCACGAAAGCCAGCACGACGCACGCTCGCTAAAGCTTCACGCTACGAAATTTGACAAGAGACTAGTCAACAGCAGATGGATGCACGCTTTTACTGCCGACCAAGACAACTCAAGCATTTGCTGGGCATTTATCGCGTAAACGCATGATTGCTGAAAAATGGCAGTGTGATAGTATCTGTGAATGAGACATTACCCCCTATTATCTACTTTAGTCTGCGGCCTGTTACTGGCTGTAGGGCTGTCTGCCGCCGATACGCGACCGAACATCGTGGTTTTCCTCGCCGATGACATGGGCTGGGGCGACTCGGCCGTTTACGGCAGCGATAAGATCGTCAGCCCCAATATCGATAAGCTCGCGACACAAGGCGTGCGCTTCACCCAGGCCTATGCCGCGTGCGGGGTTTGCTCGCCGTCACGCTCCGCCATCCTGACAGGGCGCACGCCGTATCGCAATGGCGTCTGGGCACATCTCTCTGGGAATGGTCCTGCGCACTTGCGTGCTTCCGAAATCACTTATCCGAAACTCTTGCAAGCTGCGGGCTACGAAACCTGCCACGTCGGCAAGTGGCACCTAAATTCTAAGCAGCAGTTTAACAATCCCGAGTATCCGCAGCCTGGAGATCATGGCTACGATTATTGGATGTCCACGCATAACAATGCGGCTCCCAGCCATAAGAATCCTAAAAATTTCATCCGCAACGGCGAGCCCGTGGGCGAAGTGAATGGTTTCTCCGCACCTTTCGTCGCGAAAGAGGCGATTCACTGGCTCGAAGACATTCGTGATCCGAAGAAGCCCTTTGTATTGTCTGTCTGGGTGCACGAACCGCACCATCCCATTGCGACCGATGAGCCATTTTTAGAGCCCTACGGCAAGGATCAGAACGCCAAGTATTATGGCAACATTACTCAGCTCGATTTTGCTCTGGGTGAAGTGATGGATGCCCTCGATGCAGAAGGCTTAACTGATAACACTTTATTGATCTTTACCTCCGATAACGGCCCAGAAGGAAAAGGTGGGGCAAAAGGAGGCTCCACTGGCGGACTCAGTGGGCGCAAGCGCGACGATCTCGAAGGCGGTATTCGCGTGCCAGGCATCGTGCGCTGGCCAGGGCATATTGAGCCAGGCACGGTGAGCACGATTCCAGTGATCGGCTCAGACATCTTTACGACAGTGCTCGAAGCCGCAGGCGTGCCGCTACCGACCGATCGCACAATTGACGGCGAGAGTATGGTGCCCGCTTTTTCTGGCCAACCGATCGAGCGCAAGACGCCACTTTTCTGGCGCACACACGTTTCTACCCCAAGTAGTCGTGTCGCAGTGCGCGTTGGCGATTGGAAGTTGGTGAGCAACGACACCATGGATGTGTTCCAGCTATTCAATGTCGAAAAAGATCCGACCGAATCGAATAACCTCGCGGCGACTATGCCAGAGAAGCTGGACGAGCTTAAAAAGACTATGTTTGAGACTTGGGAAGACATTCAAGCGGAAGGCCCGAGCGAGTGGTGGTTAGAGAACAAGGGGAAGCCGAAAAAGGGCGGCACGCTGAACTACTAACGGTGGTTCACCTCAATACCCAAAACTGTTAGAAATAAATATGAAACAACTATCTATCAAAAATGTGCTGCTGTTTGTCTGTGCCGGACTAAGCGCGGCGACGATGCAGGCAGCTGAGATACAACCAGATCGTGAGTTGCTCTACAAAACCGTCGGTGAGGTGGAGCTGAAACTGCACGTGTTTGAACCTGAGGGCTTACAGGCATCTGATCATCGACCCGCTATTGTTTTCTTTTTCGGCGGTGGTTGGAAGGGCGGTGACCCAAAGCAGTTTTATCAACAAGCGCGCGACATGGCTGATCTGGGCATCGTCGCATTCTCAGCCGAATATCGGGTGAAGAGTCGCAATCAAACCACGCCGTTCGAATGTGTGAAAGACGGCAAGTCTGCAATCCGCTGGGTGCGAGCTCATGCTGCTGAACTGGGCGTCGACCCCGATCGTATCGTCGCCTCCGGTGGTTCCGCTGGCGGGCATGTGGCGCTCTGCACAGGTGTGATCGAAGGCTGTGAGGAAGACGGCGAGGATCTAGAGGTCAGTTCCGTTCCCAACCTGATGATCGCCTACAATCCAGTGTTGGATACAACCGACAAAGGCTATGGTGCGAAGAATTTCACGCCTGAGCAACAAACGGATCTATCGCCCTGCCATCAGGTGAGGGCAGGAATCGTGCCGACGCTCGTGATGCACGGCACTGCGGATAAGACCGTGCCGTTTGAGAATGCGGAGCGCTTTACCAAACTCATGAACGATGCAGGCAATGAATGTGTGCTCGTTTCATTTGAAGGCAAAGGGCATGGCTTCTTTAATGGCTCGTTCTTTCGCAAGAAAAAGGGGGATGACGACTATGACCTGAGCTTGCAAGACAGCATCGAATTCCTGACCGCACACGGTTTTGTAGATAATAAATAGTTCGAGGAATCGTATACTGATGAAGACAGCTATTATTCTGACAGCCCTGATTGCCCTTGCTGGGATTGCGCAGGCCGCGAGTGAAAAACCACTTCGACAGGCTACTTCGACGGAGCTCAGCACCGCTCAGGACAGGCCGAATGTCCTCTTCATCTTTGCGGATGATCAGTCCTATGAAACAATCGGAGCCTACGGGTTGACGGATATCGACACTCCAAATCTGGATCGCTTAGTCAATGAAGGTGCCAGTTTTAGCCACGCCTATAATATGGGCTCATGGTCGGGCGCGGTTTGCATGGCGAGTCGCGCCTGTCTCAATACGGGGAGCTTCTTATGGCAGGCGAGTGATGACGCTCGCGAATGTGCCCAAGGGAAACGTCCGACCTGGTCACAGTTAATGGCTGAGCAAGGCTACCAAACCTATATGAGTGGCAAGTGGCATGTGGGCGGAGTGAGTGCACCGAAGGTGTTTGATCGCACAGGCAAGGTGCGCGCCGGCATGCCGAAACAAAAGCCCGCTGGCTATAATCGTCCTAAGGACGAAGCCGATTATGCGACGGGGTGGAAGCCGTGGGACAAGGCTCAGGGTGGTTTCTGGGAAGGCGGCACGCACTGGAGTGAAGTGCTGGCAAATGAGACCGTGGCCTATCTGCAAGAGCAGGCCGACAGCGAGCAGCCATTTTTTATGTATGTTGCTTTTAATGCGCCGCACGATCCGCGTCAGGCACCGAAAGAGTATATCGACATGTATCCACTGGAGCGCATTCAGCTTCCGGAAAACTATATTCCGAAATATCCGGATCAGGGGCCGAAAGGCGTGCCCATTATTCGCGACGAAAAGTTGATGCCGTTTCCGCGCACAGAATTTGCGGTCAAAGTGAATCGTCAGGAATACTACGCGAGCATCACCCATATGGATGCGCAGATCGGACGGATTCTGGAGGCATTGGAAGCGAGTGGCAAAGCAGATAATACTTGGATCATTTTCAGTGCAGACCACGGACTGTCGGTGGGGCACCACGGCTTAGTCGGCAAACAGAATATGTATGAAGATGCCATGCGTGCGCCTTTCATCGTCTGGGGGCCAGGTGTCGAGGCTGGCACAAAGATTAATGCGCCGATCTACATTCAAGATGCGATGGCGACTGCGCTGGAAATCAGCGGTCAGGCTGCGCCGGAGTTCATTGATTATAAGAGTGTGTTGCCGTTACTCGATGGTCGCGCGACTCAGAGCTATGACAAAATCTATGGTGCCTACATCAATACGCAGCGCATGGTGCTGAGCGGTGATTGGAAACTAATCGCTTACCCGCAATTGAAAAAAGTGAAGCTGTTCAATGTAAAGAAAGACCCCATGGAAATGCATAATCTCGCCGACAATCCGGAATACGCGGAAAAGGTGCAACAACTCACCGCACAACTGGAAGACAGTATGGATGCGATGGGAGACCCGATGACTTCATTAGCTAAAGCGGATTTCCCTAAAGCAAAAGGCAAGAAATCGGGTGACGGCGCGCATTGATTGGGTGTCGGGGTCGGCACTTTTTTCTTCGGTGCAGATCTTCTTTGGTTTTTTCTTAATGACGCCGCCGAATCTTGGACAGAGCAAGTATGCTTAGTCTTTTGAGATCGTCACGGACGCGAACAGCATTAGCCTAACGTAATTTTGGCCATTTAACGCTCTATCCACACGCGACCGCAACGCAGTGGGGTGCATTTGAGCCTGTGCTCGGCGCGGGCAGCGAGCGTTTTGTATTACGGAAATAGCGTGAATGAGGGGGTATACAGGCACTGTTATTCTGTTAGTATCGTAGAGATCCTTAGCTCATGTTGAATCTAGATGTCTATCTTAGTGGCTGAAGGTTCCATCTTTTGCAACTGACTGACTATGAGCGCTTATTCGTTGTCTGGTAAGTCTGCGATAGACCTACTTTTATATAAAATTGAATACTATGAAATACTCCACACTGACAATTCTAGCTCTAACTCCATTATTTGCCTCTGCGAGTGAATGGGTGATTGATACACAAGACGACTGGGAGGCAAATGTTGCCAACCAATCCAGTCTTGAGATTAAAGATGGCTTGGCTACGCCAACGGCAAAGACCGCGACCTTTCAAAGCGCGCTGAAAACCTTTGACGAAAAACGTTCCGCGAAGTCGATCACGATTGATCAATCAACGGCATGGCTGAACTGGAGTCCTGTCGGACAGATCGGTCCTGGTAATGTAGGTGATGCACCTGTGTTTCTGCGTATGGGGCCGGATAACTACTGGCTCTTCGGTCGCTACAAGCGTAGCGAAAATTCAAAGCCAGTTGCGGCTGCGGAGTTGGAGGGTTTTGATATTCCACTCATGAGCACAAAGATTCCGAATCTCTTCGTTGCACCCGGAGGGTTGAAGGGGAAACCTGGCGGTTACTATGGCTGGCAAAGCCGAGATATGGTCAATTGGGTCTTTCATGGTGCTGCGACTCCGCCGCAGGCTGGGCTCGTGACCACCGCTGAATTGGTAGACGGGAACGCCTATTTTTATTATGATTTCCCAAATGATGAGGATCCGCACCTAGTGATTGATAGTGATCTAACGGATGGCGAGCCGGGCGAAGGTATGGGCTTGGCCTTTTTAGATCCATCGCATGGTTCTGATTGTGCGGTGATCCGTGATCTGGATGGGAACTTTCATATGATTCTCGAGGACTGGAGTCCGCTCGACCCGTCCACTCACGCGTGGGATTCGCCACTTGCGATGCATGCGGTCAGTAAAGATGGAAAAGGAGATTTCGAGATACTGCCTCCAGCGGTCGATGAACGCACGACTCCCACTGGCAAGTTCGCCGAGTATTTCCATCCGCATTGGCACTCAAGTAGCCGGAAGGATCAATTTCCGACCAAGCCTGTTCCTGAGGACATTCCACAGCATCGAATGAAAAAAGGAGATATTCGTGCCTATGCCACATACGAAATCCATGAACCAGAGCAGAATGCATATGGTGATTGGGCATCCATCTCCATCGGTGGTCAGTATTATCTCTTTTGTGATTTTGATCCGGCCACCGCTCATGGTGGCAAAAACTCAATGAGTGTCGCGTGGTTTACCTCTTCCGACATCAATGAACAGTTCACATTCTGTGGCAATGTCGGAGCAGGGCATCCTGATCCGGACATTATGTTCGCGGAAGGGGAATTCTATCTGATCACTCAGACGAAGCAGGATTTTGTGAGTCCTGGACCTTGGGTGGAGGGCGTCGAGTTGCGTGTTGGCGTGGATACCAACAACGACGGATCAGTTGACCAATGGACAGACTGGCAGGAAGTCAATGAGAGCTACGCCGCCATCTCAGGCTTTGCTAAGCAAGTAGCTAAGACACCTGCGCAACTGGATCTCACCAGTCTGCCGGAAGGCTATGGCTTTCAGTTTGAAGTGCGCCTGACGGATCTCACCAAGAACGATTCCAAGCCCCAACTCGATAAAGTGTCACTGAGCTTCAAGTGACCTAACTAAGAAGCCTCAATGAAAGTCATCATGAAAAGAACAGTTATATCCTTTCTAGTTACCTCTCTGGCGGCGCTTTCTGCTTTTGCGCATGCGAGTGCTCGACCGAACGTCATCTTCGTCTTTTCGGATGATCAACGCTACGACTCGTTGCGTATGACGGGAGACCCGATCACGGAAACGCCGCATCTCGATCGCTTGGCAGCGGAGGGGGTCTTCTTCGATCAGGCATTTGTGACTAGCCCGATCTGCGGGCCGAGTCGTGCCAATATTTTCACCGGGCAATGGGAGCGTAAAAACCGAATTGGGTTTAACTACGTCTCGAAAAACATCATTTCAGAGGAGGTCTTTGCGAATAGCTTTTTGATGCAGCTCAAGCAGGCCGGGTATTCGACCGCTTTCATTGGCAAGCATCATACTAAGATTGCCGATCGCAGTAATACACCACTGAAAGAGAATATCGATTTTTGCTATTATGGTGAAGGGCACCTCGGCTTTCACCCTGCAAAATCTGATAAGACGTTT
The window above is part of the Lentimonas sp. CC4 genome. Proteins encoded here:
- a CDS encoding sulfatase-like hydrolase/transferase, with translation MRHYPLLSTLVCGLLLAVGLSAADTRPNIVVFLADDMGWGDSAVYGSDKIVSPNIDKLATQGVRFTQAYAACGVCSPSRSAILTGRTPYRNGVWAHLSGNGPAHLRASEITYPKLLQAAGYETCHVGKWHLNSKQQFNNPEYPQPGDHGYDYWMSTHNNAAPSHKNPKNFIRNGEPVGEVNGFSAPFVAKEAIHWLEDIRDPKKPFVLSVWVHEPHHPIATDEPFLEPYGKDQNAKYYGNITQLDFALGEVMDALDAEGLTDNTLLIFTSDNGPEGKGGAKGGSTGGLSGRKRDDLEGGIRVPGIVRWPGHIEPGTVSTIPVIGSDIFTTVLEAAGVPLPTDRTIDGESMVPAFSGQPIERKTPLFWRTHVSTPSSRVAVRVGDWKLVSNDTMDVFQLFNVEKDPTESNNLAATMPEKLDELKKTMFETWEDIQAEGPSEWWLENKGKPKKGGTLNY
- a CDS encoding alpha/beta hydrolase; translation: MKQLSIKNVLLFVCAGLSAATMQAAEIQPDRELLYKTVGEVELKLHVFEPEGLQASDHRPAIVFFFGGGWKGGDPKQFYQQARDMADLGIVAFSAEYRVKSRNQTTPFECVKDGKSAIRWVRAHAAELGVDPDRIVASGGSAGGHVALCTGVIEGCEEDGEDLEVSSVPNLMIAYNPVLDTTDKGYGAKNFTPEQQTDLSPCHQVRAGIVPTLVMHGTADKTVPFENAERFTKLMNDAGNECVLVSFEGKGHGFFNGSFFRKKKGDDDYDLSLQDSIEFLTAHGFVDNK
- a CDS encoding sulfatase-like hydrolase/transferase, with translation MKTAIILTALIALAGIAQAASEKPLRQATSTELSTAQDRPNVLFIFADDQSYETIGAYGLTDIDTPNLDRLVNEGASFSHAYNMGSWSGAVCMASRACLNTGSFLWQASDDARECAQGKRPTWSQLMAEQGYQTYMSGKWHVGGVSAPKVFDRTGKVRAGMPKQKPAGYNRPKDEADYATGWKPWDKAQGGFWEGGTHWSEVLANETVAYLQEQADSEQPFFMYVAFNAPHDPRQAPKEYIDMYPLERIQLPENYIPKYPDQGPKGVPIIRDEKLMPFPRTEFAVKVNRQEYYASITHMDAQIGRILEALEASGKADNTWIIFSADHGLSVGHHGLVGKQNMYEDAMRAPFIVWGPGVEAGTKINAPIYIQDAMATALEISGQAAPEFIDYKSVLPLLDGRATQSYDKIYGAYINTQRMVLSGDWKLIAYPQLKKVKLFNVKKDPMEMHNLADNPEYAEKVQQLTAQLEDSMDAMGDPMTSLAKADFPKAKGKKSGDGAH